One Miscanthus floridulus cultivar M001 chromosome 11, ASM1932011v1, whole genome shotgun sequence DNA window includes the following coding sequences:
- the LOC136492006 gene encoding probable polygalacturonase At1g80170: MRNIDCGPGHGIRIGSLDKGGAFAAVADVALDGARISRAQNRVRIKTWQGGAGYVRGVRFANVAVDGVDHPIIIDQFYCDVPRRGGDGGSPCANQTSAVAVSDVSYRNISGTPRRAEAIRFACSDAVPCTGIVLSDINLRRADDDGEVQTVCNCAVGFDHGRVRPAADCLRSSTCGGAPDKHPRRGGGAAGEGRGRRPAHRALSKQLQVDCNQWSSRSFIRPSLLVANANACRDQLLLSKFFFDSKVC, from the coding sequence ATGCGGAACATCGACTGCGGCCCGGGCCACGGGATCCGCATCGGGAGCCTCGACAAGGGCGGCGCGTTCGCGGCGGTGGCGGACGTGGCGCTGGACGGCGCGCGGATCAGCCGCGCGCAGAACAGGGTTCGGATCAAGACGTGGCAGGGCGGCGCCGGCTACGTCCGCGGCGTGCGCTTCGCCAACGTCGCCGTCGACGGCGTCGACCACCCCATCATCATCGACCAGTTCTACTGCGACGTGCCCCGGcggggcggcgacggcggcagccCCTGCGCCAACCAGACCTCCGCCGTGGCGGTCTCCGACGTGTCGTACCGCAACATCAGCGGCACGCCGCGGCGCGCTGAGGCCATCAGGTTCGCGTGCAGCGACGCCGTGCCCTGCACCGGCATCGTGCTCAGCGACATCAACCTGCGCCgcgctgatgatgatggtgaggtgCAGACCGTGTGCAACTGCGCCGTCGGGTTTGACCATGGACGCGTCCGGCCCGCCGCTGACTGCCTCCGCAGCAGCACCTGCGGCGGCGCGCCTGATAAGCACccccgacgaggaggaggagcagcaggggaAGGACGAGGCCGTCGTCCTGCACACCGAGCTCTGAGCAAGCAGCTGCAAGTTGACTGCAACCAATGGTCGTCGCGCTCATTCATCCGACCTTCACTGCTAGTAGCAAATGCTAATGCTTGCCGAGATCAACTTTTACTTAGCAAGTTTTTCTTTGACAGTAAAGTCTGTTAA